The Culex quinquefasciatus strain JHB chromosome 2, VPISU_Cqui_1.0_pri_paternal, whole genome shotgun sequence genome contains the following window.
cgccAGTAGACTTACCGATCTTAATTCAAGGGAGGCATCTCATCTCCAGGGAGTTCTTGAATGATCTAGGACATcctaacatatttaaaaaagtattctaccgtactcactgaagccatgtgGGTATGATCTATGGCCAAAAACCgctgacctcttgcttgttacggcggtagacccacagatcttaactaaaaggaattcttcttcttcttcccaaaTATAGTTACAATCGTCGAGTAATCGTCGACAAGGTTATCGActaacaatcttgaaattaatcTGACCAGGGACTGTCATCGATTGAACACAAACCCTCGAAACTAGATTGTAtctaaaacaataatttaatagATTTCATACGCTTTTTGATACAAAATAGCAGAATTGCTTCATTTCTTCAAACTCATCAGCCTGCGGGGTAGGGGGGAGAGTCACTTCCACATTTGGGGGGGAGTCAGAAAGGAGTCGTCAATCTACTCTCCTCGCAGTTCGTGTTACCAATCGTGTATTTTGTTTCTTCTTCTATGAATTCGGTTCGGGTGGTGCTTTTGAAGCGATTCCACGGCgtgacgtaattttttacaaCCGGGCTTTGCGTTTTTTGTATGGTTCTGGATGATGGCGACCACGCCGAAGGCGTGTGTGAGATGTTATTAGAGATATATTGGGGACAACACACTTACGCTTAgaagttgatgggcttgccaaaGGAGGCGGCCGTGTGGGCTTCCCGGAGGGCTTCCGCGCAAGTCGGGTGGGCGTGGCACACGCGGGCCACATCCTCGGCCGACGCACCGTACTCCATGGCGAGGACCGACTCGTTGATGAGCTCACCGGCGGCCTGCAAAATCAAAAGAAAGTAACGTTAGAAGACGCATCGACCCACAGCGAGCTGGTTACTTACGGGTCCAATGATGTGCACGCCGAGCACGCGGTCCGTCTGCTTGTCGGCCAGCACCTTGACGAAACCGTCCGTCTCGTTGTTGGTCTTGGCGCGTGAGTTGGCCGCGAACGGGAACTTGCCCACGTTGTACGGAATGCCCTCGGCCTTCAGCTCCTCCTCGTTCTTGCCAACCCAGGCAACCTCCGGGTGGGTGTACACCACACTGGGCACGCAGTTATAGTCGATGTGCACGTGGCCACCCTGCATTCCCTCGACGCACACGATGCCCTCGTCCTCGGCCTTGTGGGCCAGCATCGGTCCGTGGATGCAATCGCCGATCGCGTGAATGTTCGGCACGATCGTCTGGAACATGTTGTTCACCGGGATGCGACCTCGGTCATCCTTCACAATACCAACGTTCTCCAAACCAAGACCCTCAGTAAACGGACGACGTCCGACCGACACCAGCAGCACGTCAAACTCCAGATCTTGCTTCTTACCATCCTTAACATTCTCCACACTGACCGTAACTCCGCTGCCCGTCTTCGAAGCGCTAATAACCTTCGTTCCCAGCAAGAACTTGAAGCCCTGCTTGGTCAGCACCTTCTGGAAGGTCTTCGAAACCTCCTGATCGATACCGGCACCACCAATCGCGCTCAAAAACTCGATGGCAGTCACCTCCGATCCCAGCCGACCCCAAACCGATCCCAACTCCAGCCCAATAACACCCGCCCCAATCAGTCCCATCCTCTTAGGGACCGCCTTCAGCTTCAGCGCACCCGTCGACGACACAATCGTCTCCTCATCGACCTCAATACCCGGGAACGGAGTCACCTCCGAACCAGTCGCAATCATGATGTTCTTCGTATTAACAACCTCCTCACTGCCATCGCTCTTCTTGGCCACGACCGTGTTCGGCCCGGTAATCGTGCCCCATCCGTTGATGTGCGTGATCTGGTTCTTCTT
Protein-coding sequences here:
- the LOC6053991 gene encoding dihydrolipoyl dehydrogenase, mitochondrial, with the translated sequence MQCNIRHLVNLAAKGNAGVRSPGAILGALYGRFYSTTHEADLVVIGSGPGGYVASIKAAQLGMKTVCIEKNDTLGGTCLNVGCIPSKALLNNSHYYHMAHSGDLAARGIMVENVRLDLEALMGQKSKAVKALTGGIAQLFKKNQITHINGWGTITGPNTVVAKKSDGSEEVVNTKNIMIATGSEVTPFPGIEVDEETIVSSTGALKLKAVPKRMGLIGAGVIGLELGSVWGRLGSEVTAIEFLSAIGGAGIDQEVSKTFQKVLTKQGFKFLLGTKVISASKTGSGVTVSVENVKDGKKQDLEFDVLLVSVGRRPFTEGLGLENVGIVKDDRGRIPVNNMFQTIVPNIHAIGDCIHGPMLAHKAEDEGIVCVEGMQGGHVHIDYNCVPSVVYTHPEVAWVGKNEEELKAEGIPYNVGKFPFAANSRAKTNNETDGFVKVLADKQTDRVLGVHIIGPAAGELINESVLAMEYGASAEDVARVCHAHPTCAEALREAHTAASFGKPINF